The Conger conger chromosome 11, fConCon1.1, whole genome shotgun sequence genome includes the window cacatttagTTTCAAAGTTCTTCAATTAGAGGACGAATCTAGCATGATTCTCCTTCTGGAAAATTCGAGTTGATAACAAAACACTTCAGGGAATGTCTCAGTGACAACGGCGCAGAGACGACTGAAATCGCGCTGTACTCGGTAAACGCGGTAAACGCGCTGTACTCGGTAATCGCGCGGTAAACGCGCTGTACTCGGTTTCGCTCAGTTAGGTCGCGTCTGGGCTACACACGTGAATTAAAGAATGTTAAATTACGGTTTATGCCCTAGATCTCCGAACAAGGATGTTCAAATGCAATAAACCACAGCTTTTcaatgtccacacacacaacgTCTGCTTTTAATGCTCATTCCGATTATTACTTCGGTCTTGCTGGGCGTtatgtgtcctgtgtgtttgagatataaaaaatacaaaatatcaaCAAAGTATATCTGTTTTTGTTGAAACAGGTCTCTCTTGGAAAATAGATATTGATCTCAATGAGACcacctgtttaaataaataataacaatataatcATTATTGAGCCTATTCGTCTGAGTTTCTCGGTCGCTGCCCCACACCTGAGTGCAGGGAGACCGTTTATACGGggctcagtgggcactttaacAATAGGGTCGCTGCTCACAGCAATTCGTACATTCTTTATAATTATGGAATAATTTTACGTTTCTTAACTCCAGTTGAGTGAAGTTAATCTCTCTGTTCAAACGTAAGTAAAGCCAGAGGGAAATTAACAgctaaaatattaaatgtagcTTGAAAATATCAGATATGTTTTCATGTGATTTAATATCACCACCATGTCTAAAACAGttggtggaggttcggagagggggaggtgccaagcggcctgtggaggctgaatgaagaggtctggcaggggtgtagggtctgatgattattttttttgtgcttggaaggctagcaccaatgttttgaatttgatgcgagccatgacaggcagccagtggagggaagtaagcaggggggtgacgtgtgagtatttgggaaggttgaagaccagacgagctgctgcattctggataagttggaggggtctaatggcggacgctgggaggccgtATGTtgtaacaggaacagaacatTTGCTTAAATCAGACCCACTCTGAAATTTACACAAGAACTTTAACAAAACATGTCTGAATGGTCTTGTCTAAAGTACATAATTTTTTGATACAACAAATGAACAATTAATAATAACTATACATGTCTTTTTTATAAGGACACCCATTTTAAACTTACATTTTTCTATATAActaaatctaaataaataataccctCTGGTCTTTAATTGTAAAACTGACCTGGCCAGCCATTACATAGGCTGATATTTTGGCATGTGGGTTTGAAGCTTGCATGAATTTAAAGAATCACATTTGACAGACTGCTTAttgctgccatggaaaccatTTTACCTCCAATACTGtgactgataaaaataaaatacacatgatgAGAATGGTTACTTTTGTGcctcaaaattattatttttggcttAAAAACACCCAATATTTCACAGTCATCGCACTTCTCCTGTGAGCTCAGAGGGGAATATGGGTCTGGACAATATTGATCACATGACCGCAACTCATCCCTGATTGGTTAAATTGATGGTGTTACAACTAACCATCACTGGTCTCTTGATACACTTTTACACACATTCTTCTCTGGGGTTGACCCACAACACTAATGTCTGCCATGTGTCCATTCACATGACATTACCAAGAAAGCAAGCTGATGGAGTTAACAGTATAAACTGATTTAACTTCACCCCTTTTCTTAGCAGGGCCGATGTGGGGTTTTTTGCATTCCCTTCATCACGGTGAAATTTACAATGACTATGGtagcaggatataccgtttgaaaccgttaaaactcacagtattaagatgccattgttttagctacaacagttccttattgtgtaacatgtgggtggcaaaacaagtgtggggggacctcaccttctccgCATTTTGGAAGTCCACCGACTACACGaatctgtagcgtagtggttaaggtatatgacctAGGCCGTGGGAAGTAGGGGTGCGGAgggtgcagcagcagaagatccacacagccgttgggcccttgagcaaggcccttaaccctgcattgctccaggggaggattgtctcctgcttagtctaatcaactgtacgtcgctctggataagagcgtatgccaaatgccaataatgtaatgtaaaatatcgtttgaatgaccaagtgccgtaaaaaaaaagcaaattgtatggctttgtgctatttgtgcatgctagctacatcatgctaacctcgtacagggaccagtaaaggcttagaacacgctagcacttagttattgtaagtttcttcacctctactgtgaagtaaaaaagtggacaaattacgttttctgtgagaaatgtattggcgagctcacgtgcacacacagctctacattctaaagctccactttgccctccctactatATATCCTTCCTAGTCCACTGTATGAGTGAATGTCGGCTGTGCGAAAAGGCGCATGGTTTCTCCATGCCAACAAACCATGTATCAGCAGTGTGCTGTCCTGGTGGAGATCTGCACTTTACTAGTTAACTGTTAGTTTGATGATCAGATGCGCTTGTTGCTTTGCCTGTGAATACAGTGGATGATGCTTTTCTCATCAAGATATTTTGTAAATCTGGCTTCCATAACATTGCAGTGTATAGCTGCTGTTggagtatgtttgtgtatactaTGCTTGCTATCCGATCATCGCCTGCTTTGCGAGTGTCAGTGGTTGCTGTATCATCAACGTTTATTGTGTAAATCTTGCTTGTGAATAACAGTGTCAGTGGTCACTGTTTTATCATAATTTATTTCGTAAATCTGGCTTTCCTATGAGCCAGTGCCgatactgctgctactgttttgtgtgtgtgtgtgtgtgtgtgtgtgagtgtgtgtatgtgtgtgagtgtgtgtgtgtgagtgtgtgtgtgtgtgtgtgtgtatgtgtgtatgtgtgtgtgtgtatgtgtgtgtgtgtgagtgtgtgtgtgtgtgtgagtgtgtctgtgtgtgtgtgtgtgtgtgagtgtgtgtgtgtgtatgtgagtgtgtgtgagtgtgtgtgtgtgtgtgtgtgagtgtgtgtgtgtgtgagtgtgtgtgtgtgtgtgtgagtgtgtgagtgtgtgtgtgtgcatgcgtgtgtagcCTATATTCTGCTTTGCAAGTAAATAACCGTGTCAGTGGTCGCTGTATTATCATCAACGTCATACAACGTTCACCCACCCAAAGAAAAAATATAGCGTCCCCACGAGTATGGCCCTGTGTCTGGGTatggacatgactgggacccgcaaggtcggtggttcgatcccccgacttgtagccacaataagatccacacagctgttgggcccttaaccctgcattggtccaggagaggattgtctcctgcttagtctaatcaactgtatgtcgctctggataagagcgtctgccaaatgccattaatgcaatgtaatgtaatgtaaagaatcAAGGCATGTCAGTGTCAGCGAAAATATTTTTGGTGAGAAACAAATCTACCACTTCCATTGCTTCTGTAACTTTTactaatatttggagtaattctgaaaacaatatttgcagtaattcttggaaaacaaaccccaaagggttacctttcagaagagactgagATTATGCCTGAAGTCAAAGGGGTTCAaaaatagtaaccattttattttgggcatgtcatgtcatgtgttGTGTTAAGAAAGGGGGTGATAGTTAAGGGGTTAAACACGATACATAACGGACAATCATTTCAAGCACAGTCTCAAGGGGCGGGAACGGATCCGCAATAAAAATACGACCCTAACACTGTATTGCAGGCAGACTGAACGCGCTCAGCACCAAAAGCCACCATGCTCTCGCTCAACGCCACCGTTCCCCTCTCGGTCGACTTCGATCGCCCTGAAGACTACTTCATTTTTCTCTTCCATATTATTTTCGCTACGAGCGCGGTCCTCCTCGCGGGCTCAGTGGTCATTGGAATCTCGAGCACGAAGAGTCTTCGGCGTCAgaacagatttattttcatgCTCAACACCAGCATTAGTGACACTCTTGTCGGATTCTCTGTGTATTATCTTGGTCTATTTGACGTACAGGAAGGATTTCCGTCAAGGAACGGTACATACTACATTCTACCTACTCTTCTTGGAATAAATGTTATTACTTTCCTCTTTGCGCAGTTTGACCGTTACGTCGCTGTGTGCTATCCCTTCTTTTACGACCGTTACGTCACGCAGCCCGTTGCGGTTGGAGCCTGCGTGTACAGCTGGGTGCACTCGTATTCAATGTTATTGGCGCGTAATGTGGTCCCCGTTTCAATAGCTATACGATTAGGATCAATTGCAGTTATAGTTTTACAGATTGTAATCATCGTTAAAATTCTAATGACTATAAAGCTGTATGTAATTGCCAGATTTCAGCTTGGACGAGACCCACCAAGCGTCGAGAAGGAGAACAAGAAGGAATCACTGAGGATAATAGTGTTTGTAGTCATAATCTTCTTAACGCTGTGGTGTCCCTCCTTTATCAATATTATTGTGAAGCAGCAGACGCTTCTCGGGGTTAGATTCAGAAACGAAGCGACTAACCTCTTTGCCATTATGGCGCGCTTTAACGCACTTACCACGCCCGCCGTGTACGTCTGGGGAAGCCCCGCGCTGCGCGAGGCTGTGAAGAGAGCCGTGTGGGGGAGAGTGTGCCCGAAGCGGAAACGCAGGTAGAGTGAAGTCCGCGCGCTATAGCGATAAAGTGGCCTGTTTTAAGTCAACTACAGTTCCGTGAAAACgtattcctgatttcctctattatttctcacatctttagacaaaatgtaatattagatcATTGGGAGCCCtagtgaacacaaaacacatgtcTATATTTTCATAACATTTATTGATTGAAAAAAGTTAAACACCCATATCATCCCTGTGGAAAAATAATTGCCCTCGTCTTTCGCATCGCTGTGGCGGAATTTTAGCCCACACTTCTTTGCAGAACTCAtgagcatatatatatatgatatatattttttcattaaataaatgaaataataatttaataataataatgtgttttctgtttactcaGATTCCCTTCCCCAATGTTGccttttgtctaaagatctgaaaccaccCAGGGGCGAGTTTCCTGGAGCATATCCTAGCTGCAAGAATGTTTTGAAGCATCTCTTCAAGACATTCGCCCATTTTAAGTGTCCTCAAAACATGTCTCTACTCAAATAGAACGTGATTTTTCCCCCCACGATATCCTGGAACTATTCGTGAGATCAGGTGAGGTTTCTAGACCGTTTTAGGAAGGTTCCTAGTTTTGGTTTCCTTGAACGTTCAACCTTGTCAAGTTTTCTGTATGTTCTTATGACGATtttatgtaacttttttttaacgTTCTCATAACGGTCGAGGAACGTTATTCATGACAGTGGAAGCTTCTTAGAACCTACCTGGGTATGTTTCACTGCTTCAGAAATTGATAAAAAAGCGATTCAAACTGCCTTAGTAAATTGGCAGCCTATTGTCTAATTTCTTCTAATTATgttgaagaaaatgtaatttgttagCAGGaactgtttaatttcattttgattcCGTATTGAAATCTGAAGAGTTCACTGAATTAACTCTCTTCACGTTATGTTTTTGGCAAAAGCGGTCTTGAAATTGTTTGTGAAGTAGGCTATGTTTTCTGGACACGTCGCTATCGGGAACCCAGCgcgaaaaatatgcaataagaGAGGAAATCGTGGAGGgtgaaaacactttttcacgGCGCTGAATGTTAGATATATGAGAGAGGAgaatttattcagttttttatCCAAAACCGGATGAATAGGCGCATACTTACTGAATTAATTTAAACTTTTTatagttgaattaacactgacaaTGTTACTGTGTAACCAAAAAAAGTCCAAATAAGTCAAAGTTCTATCAAATATCTTCGTGGTTTTGTCGGACGCAAACACGttcttttcttcttgttttaGTGTAATTGGTTTTAGAGTTTTACACGACTTCAATGAATTAAG containing:
- the LOC133140071 gene encoding trace amine-associated receptor 2-like, whose product is MLSLNATVPLSVDFDRPEDYFIFLFHIIFATSAVLLAGSVVIGISSTKSLRRQNRFIFMLNTSISDTLVGFSVYYLGLFDVQEGFPSRNGTYYILPTLLGINVITFLFAQFDRYVAVCYPFFYDRYVTQPVAVGACVYSWVHSYSMLLARNVVPVSIAIRLGSIAVIVLQIVIIVKILMTIKLYVIARFQLGRDPPSVEKENKKESLRIIVFVVIIFLTLWCPSFINIIVKQQTLLGVRFRNEATNLFAIMARFNALTTPAVYVWGSPALREAVKRAVWGRVCPKRKRR